The following is a genomic window from Candidatus Caldatribacterium sp..
TGGTGAAACTTTGGTAATGACCTTAGGAGGCATAGACCTCTCTGTGGGTTCGGTGCTGGCGTTAGCAGGTGTACTTTCGGCAATCTTTCACCTGAGTTTGGGAAATCTTGCTATAGCAATAGCTGTTGGCGTGGGTATGGTGTGTGGATTTGTCAATGGTCTTTTGGTGAGTAAGTTGAGGATTAATCCCTTTATCGTTACTCTAGGAATGCTCAACATTGCTCGTGGGATTGTGCTTGTTATCACTAAAGGTTTTCCGATCCCCATTTACGAGGGCTCCATTATTACCCTTGGACAGGGGTCCTTTTTTTCCTTGCCTTATCTCTTTCTCTTCATGCTGGGTATTGGTGTTTTAGGCATTTTCCTCCTTGGTAGGACAACGTATGGAAACTATATCAAGGCGATAGGGAGTAACGAGTTAGCTGCTTGGGCAATGGGTATCAATGTTCAGCGCGTGAAGATTGTGACGTATACCATCAGCGGCCTTTTGAGCGGCCTGGCCGGAGTACTCCTTGCCGGACGCCTGAGTGCTGGACAGGCAAACGCGGGCATCGGCTGGGAGCTGGATGTCATTGCTGCAGTAATTATAGGGGGTACAAGCCTTGCTGGTGGAGAGGGAAGCGTGCTGGGGACGCTCTTTGGGGCAGCCCTTTTGGGAATGATACGTAATGGGCTTGTGCTTTTCGGGGTATCCATGTACTGGCAAACGATTGTGATTGGTCTTATTCTTGTGGGTGGAGTTGCTTTGGGTACTCTTCGAGAGCTGAGGGGTTGATCTATGGAAAGATCTTCTGTGAAGGAAGGTATCCCCTTGCTGGAAGCAAGGAACATCGTTAAGCGCTTTGGAGGTGTCTGTGCCCTTAAAGGAGCAAGCCTGAAGCTTTTTCCTCAAGAGGTTCTTGCTCTCTTGGGCGACAACGGGGCTGGGAAATCAACGATGATTAAGATTATCTCTGGATATTTGCAGCCAGATGAGGGAGAGATTTTTTTTGAGGGCAAAAGGGTTGTATTTTCCTCTCCTGCCCATGCAAGGAAGATGGGCATTGAGACTGTGTATCAAGATCTTGCCCTCTTTGGGGTTTTAGACGTGACGACTAATCTCTTCATGGGTAGAGAGAAGCACCATCTGGGATTGTTGCAAAAGAGAGCAATGGAGAGGGAAACGATGAGTATTCTTGATAAGCTGAAGACCACGATTAAATCCATCCACCAAAAGGTGAAATTTCTCTCCGGGGGACAGCAACACGCTGTAGCCATTGGAAGAAGTGTGTATGTAGGGGGCACTCCAAAGGTAATCATCATGGATGAACCGACAGCTGGCCTTGGAGTAGAAGAAAGTCAGAAAGTCTTGGAATTGATCAAGCAACTGAAGGAAAAGGGTATTTCCGTCATTCTCATTAGCCATAATCTGGAACATGTCTTCTGTGTGGCAGATCGGATTGTTGTCCTCCGTAGTGGAGAAGTTGTGGGGGAAAGATTGGTAGGAGAGACGAATCAATCAGAGGTAGTGCACATGATGATGGGGGTAAACTGTTGATCATGTGCGATTTGGAAAGCGAGGTGTTTCAGTTGACAAAGAGAGAGAGAGTTAAGGCAATGATCGAAGGGAAATCCATTGATTATCTGCCAAGTCAACTGGACTTTCTCCCCCGCCGAAAGGAGAAGCTTTGTGAGGAACTTCGTATTTCTGGCGATGAACTTGAAGAGTGGGTGGGAAACCATATTTTCTATGTATATCCCCTCTGCGCTGCTGAGTATTACTCCTCAGGCAGTACTGAGGATTGGGAGATGCTCAACCTCGCTGTAGCCCGAAACCTTGTGCAGTATGACGAGAGACTCGGGGTGATTTTTGATAACTGGGGGGTGGGTTGGAAGGTAAACCCCAATGGAGTCTGGCCCTACATTCATCCCTTAGCGGGCTGTGCTTCTTTAGAAGGATTTTCTCCTCCGGATCCTACAGT
Proteins encoded in this region:
- a CDS encoding ABC transporter permease; amino-acid sequence: MLFALENRNQYYPLFCDTFRYLRNLFSEFSDLFNLVNLARQISLYAVIAVGETLVMTLGGIDLSVGSVLALAGVLSAIFHLSLGNLAIAIAVGVGMVCGFVNGLLVSKLRINPFIVTLGMLNIARGIVLVITKGFPIPIYEGSIITLGQGSFFSLPYLFLFMLGIGVLGIFLLGRTTYGNYIKAIGSNELAAWAMGINVQRVKIVTYTISGLLSGLAGVLLAGRLSAGQANAGIGWELDVIAAVIIGGTSLAGGEGSVLGTLFGAALLGMIRNGLVLFGVSMYWQTIVIGLILVGGVALGTLRELRG
- a CDS encoding sugar ABC transporter ATP-binding protein — encoded protein: MERSSVKEGIPLLEARNIVKRFGGVCALKGASLKLFPQEVLALLGDNGAGKSTMIKIISGYLQPDEGEIFFEGKRVVFSSPAHARKMGIETVYQDLALFGVLDVTTNLFMGREKHHLGLLQKRAMERETMSILDKLKTTIKSIHQKVKFLSGGQQHAVAIGRSVYVGGTPKVIIMDEPTAGLGVEESQKVLELIKQLKEKGISVILISHNLEHVFCVADRIVVLRSGEVVGERLVGETNQSEVVHMMMGVNC